A window of the Nitrosopumilus ureiphilus genome harbors these coding sequences:
- a CDS encoding STT3 domain-containing protein — protein MNSNSSILHIGKFDLKLNHLLIIGILSLSFSISFLIRSQPAGFGWELNEFDPFFNYRATQYMVDNGFDSYFQWNDELSWYPHGRDVSQTSQVMLHLTAATTYWIFGAGGNLYDFTILFPVVFGSLTTILVFALVRTIGGTTSGLFASLLFSISLPIIIRGQIGWFKSEPLGLFFSILAIYLFLSGINSKNHKIAIPKMIFSGIFIIFGLSAWGGDQFFIVPLGIFFLTLPFLRTDHKFLIWIIPIFTISTILTSLAFERLGTNFIAGLGGLSLIITTIFLVSCILIQYKSSEQSKNRNGLIFLAAILIIGFSTILINTDSSFLPLPSHRYLNAINPFLTTTDPLVDSVSEHATTTIGQSFLFHSILMIFAGLGIWLILKNSKKYYFIKNEMISFALIIGLIGVYISSAFVRLEVFASLSIIILSSLGLAILLKELFSNKIEIKKIRNLAIKSSFVIGIVLLLTIPLFYPVSGNVFSASNNPPTIMNGGSPYRISTTDWIDTMDWIKNNTPKDSVIAAWWDYGYWIQTKAERASLADNSTLADQIIKGIAKIFLSSPDEGREMLLEMQADYILVFVAGQRLNIDNGDQSIFTLQGGGDESKKIWFMRIANEPLDKYLYSDGLSGTNYFWNETLLGQMIPFTPLAYVDLNANQQSQTYQPGFTGIYTQDIKFPKDGDGPLRLVYSSPSFDVDKGGYVIGVFVYEINKDYIPLN, from the coding sequence TTGAATTCTAATTCTAGTATATTGCATATTGGAAAATTTGATCTAAAACTTAATCATCTTTTAATCATAGGAATTCTCTCATTATCTTTCTCAATTTCCTTTTTGATTAGATCACAACCTGCAGGATTTGGATGGGAACTAAATGAGTTTGATCCTTTTTTCAACTATAGAGCAACACAATATATGGTCGATAATGGATTCGATTCATATTTTCAATGGAATGATGAACTAAGTTGGTATCCTCATGGTCGTGATGTATCTCAAACTTCTCAAGTAATGTTGCATCTTACAGCAGCTACCACTTATTGGATTTTTGGTGCTGGTGGAAATCTTTATGATTTTACCATTTTGTTTCCAGTAGTTTTTGGATCTCTAACAACTATTCTTGTTTTTGCTCTAGTTAGAACCATTGGAGGAACAACTTCTGGATTATTCGCATCTTTACTTTTTTCTATCTCATTACCAATTATTATTCGTGGTCAAATTGGTTGGTTTAAATCTGAACCACTTGGTTTGTTTTTTAGCATATTAGCAATCTATCTTTTTTTAAGCGGAATAAATTCAAAAAATCATAAAATTGCAATTCCTAAGATGATTTTTTCTGGAATTTTTATTATATTTGGTCTATCTGCTTGGGGCGGAGATCAATTTTTCATTGTACCTCTAGGCATTTTTTTCTTAACACTACCTTTCTTACGAACAGATCATAAATTTTTGATTTGGATCATTCCCATATTTACAATATCTACTATTCTTACATCCCTAGCATTTGAAAGATTAGGAACAAATTTCATAGCTGGATTAGGAGGATTATCCTTAATCATAACTACTATTTTTTTGGTATCATGCATTCTTATTCAATATAAGAGTAGTGAACAATCTAAAAATAGAAATGGATTAATTTTTCTTGCAGCAATTCTCATAATTGGTTTTAGTACTATTTTAATAAATACTGATTCATCATTTCTTCCACTACCTAGTCACAGATACCTAAATGCAATTAATCCATTTTTGACAACTACTGACCCACTTGTAGATTCTGTTTCTGAACATGCAACAACTACAATTGGACAATCTTTTCTTTTTCATTCAATATTGATGATATTTGCAGGACTTGGAATATGGTTAATATTAAAAAATTCTAAAAAATATTATTTTATTAAAAATGAAATGATTTCTTTTGCATTAATTATTGGTTTAATTGGAGTTTATATTAGTTCAGCATTTGTAAGATTAGAAGTATTTGCATCATTGTCAATAATCATACTTTCTTCTTTAGGATTGGCCATATTATTAAAAGAATTATTCTCAAACAAAATAGAAATTAAAAAAATTAGAAATCTTGCAATAAAATCCTCTTTTGTAATTGGAATAGTATTACTGCTAACTATTCCATTATTTTATCCTGTTAGTGGAAATGTTTTCTCAGCATCTAACAATCCTCCCACCATTATGAATGGTGGAAGTCCCTATAGAATCAGCACTACTGATTGGATTGATACTATGGATTGGATTAAAAATAATACACCTAAGGATTCAGTTATAGCTGCTTGGTGGGATTATGGATATTGGATTCAAACTAAAGCAGAACGAGCCTCTCTTGCAGATAATTCTACTTTGGCTGATCAAATAATTAAAGGAATAGCAAAAATTTTTCTAAGTTCTCCAGATGAAGGAAGAGAAATGCTACTTGAAATGCAAGCAGACTATATTCTTGTTTTTGTTGCTGGTCAAAGATTAAATATTGATAATGGTGATCAATCCATTTTTACATTACAAGGAGGTGGTGATGAATCAAAGAAAATATGGTTTATGAGAATAGCTAATGAACCATTAGACAAATATCTTTATTCTGATGGGCTTAGTGGAACTAACTATTTCTGGAATGAGACATTACTGGGTCAAATGATTCCTTTCACTCCTTTAGCATATGTTGATTTAAACGCTAATCAGCAATCTCAAACATATCAACCTGGATTTACTGGCATATATACACAAGATATTAAATTTCCAAAAGATGGTGATGGCCCTTTACGATTAGTTTACTCTTCGCCAAGTTTTGATGTTGACAAAGGAGGATACGTAATTGGAGTGTTTGTTTATGAGATCAATAAAGACTACATACCATTAAATTAA
- a CDS encoding tetratricopeptide repeat protein — MEQDEHELLLPLVEEENICLPLPINVVSKYWNIELPMSEAIETAKKYSGFSGSILIEGIESAERHGLACKLVNSSLSELKKIIDSGIPPIVILPGIPEITQHASIITGYDDKEKTILHYVQKGNQEGEQQEGAIPEDIFDKEWTEEGRLLILLAPSDVLSSLKLENDYTDKSNRLCLISERQNILKNSSDALESLKQALEIHPDNSTALHQLGSIMNEQNSPECVNLYGKCLDINKRSYLTYNGLGNFYLKTNQFEKAEKYYSKAIEINPKRSAKIYKNRAYLREKQNKNSEAKDDLKNYLKYYPKAPDRGIIEQAIREL; from the coding sequence ATGGAACAAGATGAACATGAATTACTTTTACCTCTTGTTGAAGAAGAAAATATTTGTCTTCCATTACCCATCAACGTTGTATCAAAATATTGGAACATTGAATTACCAATGTCAGAAGCTATAGAGACTGCAAAAAAATATTCGGGATTTAGTGGTAGTATACTTATTGAAGGAATAGAATCAGCAGAAAGACATGGTCTAGCATGTAAGCTAGTAAATTCATCTTTATCAGAATTGAAAAAAATTATTGATTCTGGAATACCGCCAATTGTTATTCTTCCAGGGATTCCAGAAATCACTCAACATGCATCTATCATTACTGGTTATGATGATAAAGAAAAAACAATTCTCCATTATGTTCAGAAAGGTAATCAAGAAGGGGAACAACAGGAAGGAGCAATACCTGAAGATATTTTTGATAAAGAATGGACTGAAGAGGGAAGATTATTGATACTGTTAGCTCCATCTGATGTTTTGTCTTCTTTAAAACTTGAAAATGATTATACTGACAAATCTAATCGATTATGTCTTATATCTGAGCGACAAAATATTCTCAAAAACTCTTCTGATGCACTTGAATCATTAAAACAAGCCTTAGAAATTCATCCAGATAATTCTACTGCTTTACATCAATTGGGTTCTATAATGAATGAACAAAATTCTCCTGAATGTGTAAATTTGTATGGAAAATGTTTAGACATCAATAAAAGATCATATTTGACTTATAACGGCTTAGGAAATTTTTATCTTAAAACAAATCAATTTGAAAAAGCAGAAAAATATTACTCAAAGGCTATTGAAATTAATCCAAAAAGATCTGCTAAAATTTACAAAAACAGAGCGTATCTAAGAGAAAAACAAAACAAAAATTCTGAAGCAAAAGATGATCTTAAAAATTATTTAAAATATTATCCAAAAGCTCCTGATAGAGGTATTATTGAGCAAGCAATAAGAGAGCTATAA
- a CDS encoding S6e family ribosomal protein: protein MTNFKLTISDIKGKSVSKELKDSDANPLLGLQLGNETDASIVGLSGKLKLTGGSDKSGVPMRNDVHGSARKKVLLSKGVGLQDAETGQRKRKLMRGNTVSEEIYQVNCKFDGELPVEAPAEDAAEKTEDKKE, encoded by the coding sequence TTGACAAACTTCAAACTTACAATTTCAGATATTAAAGGAAAGTCAGTTTCAAAGGAACTCAAAGATAGTGATGCTAATCCTTTGTTAGGTTTACAACTTGGAAATGAAACAGATGCCTCAATTGTTGGACTATCTGGAAAATTAAAACTTACTGGAGGAAGTGACAAATCTGGAGTTCCTATGAGAAATGATGTTCACGGTTCTGCAAGAAAAAAAGTTCTTCTTTCTAAAGGAGTAGGTCTACAAGATGCAGAGACTGGACAAAGAAAGAGAAAACTAATGCGTGGAAATACAGTATCTGAAGAAATCTATCAAGTAAATTGTAAATTTGATGGAGAATTACCAGTTGAAGCACCTGCTGAAGATGCAGCAGAAAAAACTGAAGATAAAAAAGAATAA
- a CDS encoding YbhB/YbcL family Raf kinase inhibitor-like protein: MILKSTSFENGGTIPRKYGYKNENFSPPLIISQVPAETKSLVLIMDDPDAIKAVGKVWTHWVLWNIPPNIQQIAENSIPINSIEGKTDFDEIGYGGPAPPDKEHLYIFKLYALDIDLNLDQNSTKADVEESMKNHIISEAKLEGKYAP; this comes from the coding sequence ATGATTTTGAAGAGTACATCTTTTGAAAATGGAGGAACAATTCCAAGAAAATATGGGTACAAAAATGAAAATTTCAGTCCACCTTTAATAATTAGCCAAGTTCCAGCAGAAACAAAATCATTGGTATTGATCATGGATGATCCAGATGCAATAAAAGCAGTTGGAAAAGTATGGACACATTGGGTTTTGTGGAATATTCCTCCAAATATACAACAAATAGCAGAAAACTCTATTCCTATAAATTCAATTGAGGGAAAAACAGATTTTGATGAAATTGGCTATGGCGGACCAGCACCACCAGATAAAGAACATCTCTATATTTTCAAACTTTATGCATTGGATATAGATCTAAATTTAGATCAAAATTCAACAAAAGCAGATGTTGAAGAATCTATGAAGAATCATATTATTTCTGAAGCAAAACTTGAAGGAAAATATGCTCCATAA
- a CDS encoding type 1 glutamine amidotransferase, whose translation MLLVVDNGSIFTKNLSDFLTKKNLLFEKQTPQLLNLDLLSNYDSFILSGRRKNEKKINEINSKIINHSIKNNVKLLGICYGAEILALTLGGTIRKIPLPQKGNETIKIFKDNPICGGSLQVFESHGFEISCLPPVLVPLAESNNCKYEIIQYDKKSIFGTQFHPEMTEDGNDLIEKFCKL comes from the coding sequence TTGCTCTTAGTTGTTGATAATGGGTCTATCTTTACAAAAAATTTAAGTGATTTTTTAACTAAAAAAAATCTTTTATTTGAAAAACAAACTCCTCAACTTCTTAACCTGGACTTGCTTTCTAATTATGATTCTTTTATTTTATCTGGAAGAAGAAAAAATGAAAAAAAGATTAACGAAATAAATTCTAAAATTATTAATCATTCAATAAAAAATAATGTCAAATTACTTGGAATTTGTTATGGTGCGGAAATCTTAGCTCTTACCTTAGGTGGTACAATTAGAAAGATTCCATTACCTCAAAAAGGAAATGAAACAATCAAAATATTCAAAGATAATCCAATCTGTGGTGGATCTCTGCAAGTTTTTGAAAGTCATGGATTTGAAATATCTTGCTTACCTCCCGTTTTAGTTCCTCTTGCAGAATCAAATAATTGTAAATATGAAATTATTCAATATGATAAAAAGTCAATTTTTGGAACCCAATTTCATCCGGAGATGACTGAGGATGGTAATGATTTAATTGAAAAATTCTGTAAACTCTGA
- a CDS encoding RNA-protein complex protein Nop10, with product MKFQLRKCIKCNQYTLKDKCPKCNEETISAHPAKFSPDDKYMRYRLAERYN from the coding sequence ATGAAGTTTCAATTAAGAAAATGTATCAAATGTAATCAATATACTTTAAAAGATAAATGTCCAAAATGTAATGAAGAAACAATATCTGCACATCCAGCAAAATTTTCACCAGATGATAAATACATGAGATATCGACTCGCTGAAAGATACAATTAG
- a CDS encoding zinc-domain-containing protein: protein MDARCPECEKVAILDDDITNVKCPHCNFEADYDSYLEIMKDQAINMATDYIPDRSGM from the coding sequence ATGGATGCAAGATGTCCTGAATGTGAAAAAGTTGCCATCTTAGATGATGATATTACCAATGTAAAATGCCCTCATTGTAACTTTGAAGCAGACTACGATTCATATCTTGAAATCATGAAAGATCAGGCAATCAATATGGCAACAGACTATATTCCAGATCGATCAGGAATGTAA
- a CDS encoding UPF0182 family protein yields the protein MYSASTDKQAPPPDAGKFIRLGIVVIIGIVIFAMVGNQAVILSMNFTEFGDQFSKPLYYTLVSTIILSAIALVRVNISARSSIFWYAIRTAIGFIGSGGQQSISNNISHFKEYNLSPIQFVIWQITKILLFGAFFANIMFGFASVSFIDGNYLGVENLPKLFSLPFVTPENNPNFAAENVVPMIPALVILIPPLLAAIGLRLVLYVGIHRIIDVITSFLHDSNDGKPRYLNYVSTIEGIIGIGIIWAGFNLFFTDQIDYNTRYVIGGTLLIGFALIAFSVVDRIRARVLTHMFKRDVYIRILSIIAIAIIVAGVVSVNNSIADAKKIEFLGPYTAQQIGVNRYLGELNNVQENIHDVRLTSVSANNIKNYVNQHSDVLDVIRVWDWEAAFAKLKPEIGLIPYVDFEDNDILRFNNTLYWTASMKPILPTSVSLENRWYNEHLVYTHVPNGFLTLEATDGQIVDSGEFFKQREIYYGEGGLFEQTWSGYPNSRGSASAELGGVSYSGIGGLDVSPPLSWIFEPNFLLSFPAESVHIMRYKDVHDRMETLYPYFLYDLFGKELDSLPVTDGTNSYWLIPLIIGFDTFDVPWSVGNPYLRLVGYALVDTYNGDIQLLKTGDDFFSEMFASQYSEQFKPMPEWLEEQIRYPVELFNWKTEMYNIYHVTNVETFIQANEFYEIPRGLDTYYVEAKPPGFAQTEFLGLLSLELRGSQGRNLAGYMVVENDLTNLGNLQFYEVPLNSTTKLIGPTAVREALDRDPEFAQLKTLLRNPRIGDNILYRVGDHDIYFIPVYTAGAGGVVAQLGTIAAVGAAFNGEYFVGLGETQEKAFEAYLKKVSGVAPTVTTADDNYVELVRSDRISIIKSVFEENNITVSEPTSIQIPLSFNEGELFFFTEGDRKNTEEFLNEFIDDFVKPRSDRVFMWQEENNLNIGTIFVKDGISEIHYVSIEVGN from the coding sequence TTGTATAGCGCCTCTACTGATAAGCAAGCTCCCCCTCCTGATGCTGGAAAATTCATCAGATTAGGCATTGTAGTCATTATTGGCATAGTAATTTTTGCCATGGTTGGAAATCAGGCAGTAATTTTATCAATGAATTTTACCGAATTTGGTGATCAATTCAGTAAACCTCTCTATTACACACTTGTCTCTACAATAATTCTATCTGCAATTGCACTTGTTCGTGTAAATATTTCTGCAAGATCTTCGATTTTCTGGTATGCCATTAGAACAGCAATTGGATTTATTGGAAGTGGAGGGCAGCAATCAATCTCAAATAATATTTCACATTTTAAAGAATACAACCTATCACCTATACAATTTGTAATTTGGCAAATTACCAAAATTTTACTTTTTGGCGCATTCTTTGCAAATATCATGTTTGGATTTGCATCTGTATCATTTATCGATGGTAATTATTTGGGTGTTGAAAATCTACCAAAACTATTTTCTTTACCATTTGTAACTCCTGAAAATAATCCAAATTTTGCAGCTGAAAATGTTGTTCCAATGATTCCAGCATTAGTAATTCTGATTCCTCCATTACTTGCAGCAATTGGATTGCGTCTAGTTTTGTATGTTGGAATTCATCGAATAATCGATGTAATTACCTCATTTTTACATGATTCTAATGATGGCAAGCCAAGATATCTAAACTATGTTTCAACAATTGAAGGGATAATAGGAATTGGAATAATTTGGGCAGGATTTAATCTCTTCTTTACTGACCAAATTGATTATAATACAAGATATGTGATTGGTGGAACACTTCTCATAGGTTTTGCACTAATTGCATTCTCAGTAGTTGATAGAATTAGAGCACGTGTTCTGACTCATATGTTTAAAAGAGATGTTTACATTAGAATTCTAAGTATAATTGCAATTGCAATTATTGTTGCAGGTGTAGTTTCTGTTAACAACAGTATAGCTGATGCAAAAAAGATTGAATTTTTGGGTCCATATACAGCTCAACAGATTGGAGTAAATCGATATCTTGGTGAATTAAATAATGTACAAGAAAATATTCATGATGTTCGACTAACATCTGTTTCTGCAAATAATATCAAAAATTATGTAAATCAACATAGTGATGTACTTGATGTCATTCGAGTCTGGGATTGGGAAGCAGCTTTTGCTAAATTAAAGCCCGAGATTGGTCTTATTCCATATGTAGACTTTGAAGACAATGATATTCTCCGCTTTAACAATACTCTTTATTGGACTGCTTCAATGAAACCAATTTTACCAACTTCCGTTAGCCTTGAAAATAGATGGTATAACGAACATCTTGTTTATACGCACGTTCCAAATGGATTCTTAACACTTGAAGCAACAGATGGTCAAATTGTTGATAGTGGTGAATTTTTCAAACAAAGAGAGATTTACTATGGTGAAGGTGGATTATTTGAGCAAACTTGGTCTGGTTATCCAAATTCAAGAGGGTCTGCTAGTGCAGAATTAGGGGGAGTGTCTTATTCAGGAATAGGTGGATTGGATGTTTCACCACCACTAAGTTGGATATTTGAGCCAAACTTTTTACTCTCATTTCCAGCAGAGTCAGTTCACATCATGAGATACAAAGATGTACATGATAGAATGGAAACATTATACCCCTACTTCCTTTATGATTTATTTGGAAAAGAACTAGATTCACTTCCTGTTACTGATGGTACAAACTCTTACTGGCTAATTCCATTAATTATTGGATTTGATACTTTTGATGTTCCATGGTCTGTTGGAAATCCATACTTACGTTTAGTAGGTTATGCGCTAGTAGATACTTACAATGGTGATATCCAATTACTAAAGACTGGAGATGATTTCTTTTCAGAGATGTTTGCCAGTCAGTATTCTGAACAATTCAAACCAATGCCAGAATGGCTAGAAGAACAAATCCGATATCCGGTCGAATTATTTAATTGGAAGACCGAGATGTATAACATTTATCACGTAACCAATGTTGAGACATTTATTCAGGCCAATGAATTTTATGAGATCCCACGTGGTCTTGATACATATTATGTTGAAGCCAAACCGCCAGGCTTTGCACAAACTGAATTTTTAGGATTACTTTCATTGGAATTAAGAGGTTCTCAAGGAAGAAACCTTGCAGGATATATGGTAGTTGAAAATGATCTAACAAATCTAGGAAACTTGCAATTCTATGAAGTTCCATTAAACTCTACAACCAAATTAATTGGTCCTACTGCAGTTAGAGAAGCACTAGACAGAGACCCAGAGTTTGCTCAACTAAAGACACTTTTAAGAAATCCAAGAATTGGTGATAATATTTTGTATCGTGTAGGTGATCATGATATTTACTTTATTCCGGTGTATACTGCAGGAGCTGGTGGTGTAGTTGCACAACTAGGTACCATTGCTGCAGTAGGTGCTGCATTTAATGGGGAATACTTTGTTGGATTGGGTGAAACCCAAGAAAAAGCATTTGAAGCATACTTGAAGAAAGTTTCTGGAGTTGCACCAACTGTCACAACTGCAGATGACAATTATGTTGAATTAGTTAGAAGTGATAGAATTAGTATAATAAAATCAGTATTTGAAGAAAATAACATTACTGTATCTGAACCAACATCAATTCAGATCCCATTATCATTTAATGAAGGTGAACTATTCTTCTTTACTGAAGGTGATCGTAAAAACACTGAAGAGTTTCTCAATGAATTCATTGATGACTTTGTAAAACCACGCAGTGATAGAGTCTTCATGTGGCAAGAAGAAAACAATCTCAATATTGGAACAATATTTGTCAAAGATGGAATTTCTGAGATACATTATGTCTCAATTGAGGTAGGCAACTAA
- a CDS encoding translation initiation factor IF-2 subunit gamma has protein sequence MHWRETLPDWYIKKYGYQPCVNIGTAGHVDHGKTTLIQALTGSWTSVHSQELKRGITIRVGYSDAAFYKCKSCEEPLGYSTTPKCNNCGKESELSRVVSFVDSPGHESLMANMLSGSALMDGALLLVAANEKVPKPQTKEHLLALQTLGIQQIVVVQNKVDLLPYKEVLANYQDITKFVKGTFAAKSPIIPISAQSGLNIDALIGSIESTIKTPERDEKKDTVMHVLRSFDVNKPGIKLKDIKGGVIGGSLTQGVFKIGDEIEIKPGIINEKKKSYEPLLTEITSLGTAAGIVESVKPGGLVAIGTKLDPSMTRSDSFIGSVIGKPDTLPDNSTELKLEVNLFDVAVGITEDTKVQPIQSGELLRLNIGTAPILGKVTKIKSKNVEIELRRPACIFEGGNVAISRRIDERWRLIGAGIIG, from the coding sequence ATGCATTGGAGAGAGACACTTCCTGATTGGTATATCAAAAAATATGGTTATCAACCATGTGTAAACATTGGGACTGCAGGTCATGTAGATCATGGAAAAACTACTCTAATTCAAGCATTAACTGGTTCTTGGACAAGTGTTCATAGTCAAGAATTAAAACGAGGAATTACAATTCGTGTAGGTTATTCTGATGCTGCATTTTACAAATGTAAAAGTTGTGAGGAACCTCTAGGATATTCCACAACTCCAAAATGTAATAATTGTGGAAAAGAAAGTGAATTATCTAGAGTTGTAAGTTTTGTGGATAGTCCTGGACACGAAAGTCTGATGGCAAATATGCTTTCAGGTTCTGCTTTAATGGATGGTGCTTTGTTATTAGTTGCTGCAAATGAAAAAGTTCCAAAACCCCAAACCAAAGAACATCTTTTGGCTCTTCAAACACTTGGCATACAACAAATTGTTGTGGTTCAAAACAAAGTTGATTTACTTCCCTACAAAGAAGTTTTGGCAAACTATCAAGATATTACAAAATTTGTTAAAGGAACTTTTGCTGCAAAATCACCAATAATTCCAATTTCTGCTCAATCTGGATTAAATATAGATGCGCTAATTGGTTCTATAGAATCTACAATTAAAACTCCAGAAAGAGATGAAAAGAAGGATACTGTAATGCATGTTTTACGTTCGTTTGATGTAAACAAACCTGGTATAAAATTAAAAGATATCAAAGGAGGTGTAATTGGCGGCAGTCTAACCCAAGGCGTTTTTAAAATTGGAGATGAAATTGAGATTAAACCTGGCATCATAAATGAGAAAAAAAAGTCATACGAACCCTTACTAACAGAAATTACATCATTAGGTACTGCTGCAGGAATTGTTGAATCTGTCAAACCTGGTGGGCTAGTTGCCATAGGAACAAAATTAGATCCTTCTATGACTAGGAGTGATTCATTTATTGGTTCAGTAATTGGAAAACCCGATACTCTTCCTGACAATTCTACAGAATTAAAACTTGAAGTAAATCTGTTTGATGTTGCAGTAGGAATTACTGAGGATACCAAAGTACAGCCAATTCAATCAGGAGAACTACTTAGACTCAATATTGGAACTGCTCCTATATTAGGTAAGGTTACTAAAATAAAATCAAAAAATGTTGAGATCGAACTCAGAAGGCCTGCTTGCATCTTTGAAGGTGGTAATGTAGCAATAAGTAGAAGAATTGATGAAAGATGGAGACTAATTGGTGCCGGAATAATTGGTTGA
- a CDS encoding PIN domain-containing protein: MVEVICDTNFLIHLATKRIKNIDNLDVEIGSISFVVPEVVITELKKLQKISEKKQDIMRTINFIKNLKIIPICGNFADKELLDFVKDNHSFIGTMDKELKKQIKQAGSSIISLSNDKIVLES; this comes from the coding sequence TTGGTTGAAGTAATCTGTGATACTAATTTTTTAATCCATTTGGCAACTAAACGAATCAAAAATATTGATAACCTTGATGTTGAGATAGGATCCATTTCTTTTGTTGTACCAGAAGTGGTAATAACAGAGTTAAAAAAATTACAAAAAATATCTGAAAAAAAACAAGATATCATGAGAACTATAAACTTTATAAAAAATCTGAAAATAATTCCAATTTGTGGAAATTTTGCTGATAAAGAATTATTGGATTTTGTAAAGGATAATCACTCTTTTATTGGAACCATGGATAAAGAATTAAAAAAACAGATCAAACAAGCTGGAAGTTCTATAATCTCATTATCAAATGACAAAATTGTCTTGGAATCTTAG